In Halanaeroarchaeum sp. HSR-CO, one DNA window encodes the following:
- a CDS encoding bacterio-opsin activator domain-containing protein: MDDLIIFASIALRIAGVGYSILLLYRVQDARFGFLTVMLTLMAARQIFTLRSGNPGIEELPGLVVSVFAVLTVVYLAKYVEQEANVTRTIRRKNERLRTFRKAIEHAGHAIFLTETDGTITYANQAVESVTGYSRGEVLGEDPSLWKSGEHDDSFYRDLWKTITSGEVWDGQIVNERKNGSLTWVDMTIAPIVDEEGNVEQFVAVDTDITERRKRKEKISEQKRQLEVLNHTNEVLRDVNQDLVQADTRSGIESAVTEEFAQATPYEFAWIATRNVTNESLRAREWSGIERDELTSLLTGFNADDTDPISDAIRSGTVRIDQCGPSDDTVSHDLDDERCRALAAIPLTYGETEYGALCIATENRSAFESIEEGVFAELGETIGYAINAIESKETLMTDSVTAVEFETRDADCFSIGMSAALGCSLDLKWLSPNNDDTLVEYFTTTGADPAEVVDYATDHEAVTAVQMIADSDEEALFRFEVDDSCVARTLGDFGADLSTIHVSNGRAVVTAHLSSGGDVRAMLEALQAEHGDVELLARREDERPKRTIQEIRATLDDELTDRQREALQTAFIGGFFEWPRDRSGEEIASVMGITQSTFLQHLRVAERKVLAATLQVDSATTSLTGPVGTEVR; the protein is encoded by the coding sequence ATGGACGACCTCATCATCTTCGCTTCGATCGCCCTCAGGATCGCCGGCGTCGGATATTCGATTCTTCTCCTCTACCGGGTCCAGGACGCGCGCTTTGGCTTCCTGACGGTGATGTTGACGCTGATGGCGGCACGACAAATTTTCACGCTCCGCTCGGGCAATCCCGGAATCGAGGAACTACCAGGCCTCGTCGTCAGCGTCTTTGCGGTCCTAACCGTCGTCTATCTGGCAAAATACGTCGAACAGGAGGCAAACGTCACTCGCACGATCCGTCGGAAGAACGAACGGCTCCGAACGTTCAGGAAGGCGATCGAACACGCGGGACACGCCATCTTCCTCACGGAAACCGATGGGACCATTACCTACGCAAATCAGGCCGTCGAATCGGTCACCGGCTACTCCAGGGGGGAGGTGCTCGGCGAGGATCCGTCCCTGTGGAAGTCGGGCGAACACGACGATTCGTTTTACCGGGACCTCTGGAAGACGATCACAAGTGGCGAAGTCTGGGACGGGCAGATCGTCAACGAGCGCAAGAATGGATCGCTAACGTGGGTCGACATGACCATCGCTCCCATCGTCGACGAGGAAGGGAACGTAGAGCAGTTCGTCGCGGTCGATACGGACATCACGGAACGGCGAAAGCGTAAAGAGAAGATATCCGAGCAAAAGCGACAACTGGAGGTACTCAACCACACGAACGAAGTGCTCCGGGACGTGAACCAGGACCTCGTCCAGGCGGACACCCGTTCGGGCATCGAATCGGCGGTCACCGAGGAGTTCGCCCAGGCCACACCGTACGAATTCGCCTGGATAGCCACGCGAAACGTCACGAACGAGTCGCTGCGCGCTCGCGAGTGGAGCGGCATCGAACGCGACGAACTCACGTCGCTGTTGACGGGGTTCAACGCCGACGATACCGATCCGATATCCGACGCCATCCGGTCGGGGACCGTTCGGATAGATCAGTGCGGCCCATCCGATGATACCGTGTCGCACGACCTGGACGACGAGCGGTGTCGGGCCCTCGCGGCCATCCCGCTCACGTACGGCGAGACGGAGTACGGGGCGCTGTGCATCGCCACGGAGAACCGAAGCGCCTTCGAGAGCATCGAGGAGGGAGTTTTCGCCGAACTGGGCGAGACCATCGGGTACGCGATCAACGCCATCGAGAGCAAGGAGACACTCATGACCGACAGCGTCACGGCAGTCGAATTCGAGACCCGCGACGCCGACTGCTTCAGTATCGGCATGTCCGCAGCGCTTGGCTGTTCGCTCGACCTGAAATGGCTCTCGCCGAACAACGACGACACCCTCGTCGAGTACTTCACGACTACGGGCGCAGATCCAGCCGAGGTCGTCGACTACGCGACCGACCACGAGGCGGTGACGGCCGTCCAGATGATTGCGGATAGTGACGAAGAAGCGCTATTTCGCTTCGAGGTCGACGACTCGTGCGTCGCACGAACACTGGGAGACTTCGGTGCGGATCTCTCGACAATCCACGTCTCGAACGGGCGCGCAGTCGTGACCGCCCATCTCTCGAGTGGCGGCGACGTCCGGGCCATGCTCGAGGCACTCCAGGCTGAACACGGGGACGTCGAACTTCTCGCCCGTCGGGAAGACGAGCGGCCAAAGCGAACGATCCAGGAGATCCGTGCCACCCTCGACGATGAATTGACGGACCGACAGCGAGAGGCCCTTCAGACGGCCTTCATCGGAGGATTCTTCGAGTGGCCTCGGGACCGCTCGGGGGAGGAGATAGCCTCGGTGATGGGCATCACCCAGTCCACGTTCCTCCAGCACCTCCGTGTGGCCGAGCGGAAGGTGCTTGCGGCAACGTTACAGGTCGATTCCGCGACGACGAGTCTGACGGGACCCGTTGGAACGGAAGTACGGTAG